TCACTTATTACCTAAGCAAGGTCAATTATCAATATGGTagagaaaaattctgaaaaaaatagaaagatgcTAGTTATCATGTAAATACTTAAAGACTGACATATAAAAAGACTACTTGAAGATAAATGTTTAGACTCAAcatcaaaatttctattttgtgtttCAAAATATGAGTCTTCTACTATTTAATCTTTCACATGTAGATATCAACTTCTACAGTTTTCACAATCTCTCTCTAAACCCTGTAGATGCACCCATCTCCACACCTTTTATACTCATACCCCACTACCAGAATAAAATAATCTAAACTAAGAAATTTTCCTACAAATAATATCTCATAATAACCCaataaaagatgaacaaaatcaggggtgcctggatggctcaagtgcaggagcatgcgactcttaatctcagagttgtgagttcaagcccaacatgggatgtagagattacttaaataaataaaacttaagaaaaaaaaatgaacaaaatcaaacaacctggaatttctatttatttttgtctcactGCCTGACAGAGTGATATCTTCACTTTGAATTTCAATTACTATAGTACAACAAATGCTGAACTGATACGGGCTTACGGGCTCACAGAACTTTCAAGCAGAAAAGGTCATCTATTGCAATCTCTTTGTTTCATAGATTAAGGATACTAGGCTCAGAGGAGTTAATCTTTTGGAACTAACTCATTCTAAATTCCATGATTATTCACTATCAATAAGGAATCTTAACCATGTTTTTGCCTGATTTATCTGTCTACTGTAGTAATATGGGAGCTCATACTATACAGTattctatttcacagatgagaagctGCAGCATAAGGAAGGTAACTCATTTTTTGAAGGCCACACAATGCCAAGTGTCAGGTCTTTTGATGCTCTGAGCACTTTGCTCCTGTTATAACTTGGCAGTAAAACCACCAATGACAGTGtcataaaaatgagtaaataacaAAGTTGAAACTCAGGGAATACAAAACTTGGTGGTATCTTTTCAACTTGAATCTTTCTAAACACAAAATACCTTTAGGACTAACTTTAAATCACTCTAACAATATATCTTTTAAAGTATGCATTCTCAATATTATATACTTTAACTTGCAAAGtgaatttgctaatatttaaattttcaagagTAATTAAGAAACACAAAGGTTAAGCAACGCACTTTATTTGTTACGCTAAAAAAGTCAAAGATGACTTTAAGAAATTATTCTTCTAGTCAATCTTTTGCTAAGGAagtctagttttttttaaatcacgtGTTCACTAGGTACAAAGGTTAAAATGTAAGTGAAATGCAATCATATGacatactttttttaatggtgtAGAAGAAACAGTAGACTCCTTAGCACACGAATctcagagacaaaagaaaaaagtaaaggtaaGATCCTATATATTTATAGGTTTGGTGGTTGctggtgaattaaaaaaaacatatttagatTTGTTAAGTCTGTACAAAAATCTTTAATAAGtgatgaaagaggagaaaatatgaTTATATCTTCACATGATCTACTTTAGAAATATACACCTGGGACATGGCCAAAAAACTTTCTCGAATAAAGTTATAATGCAATGcaaactaattttcttttttttggggaaAAAGGTTGCATCTAGCTAATCAAATATAtaagatctttttattttgaaatatgttaatCACAGAGCATTCTGAAAAATGACattaacttaaaacaaatttaaaagatgaaaaaaaaaccaaaacaactggACGCTAATTGGTAATTGCTGAAATTAGGTGTGACTATTCTCCCTGCTCAGAGGTTTTCTCTTgaaattttccattataaaaatgtttaagtttgcaaaaaaaatctataaaatggtTGACTACAAAAGTGAAGTTAATCATGAACTGTTAATATCTTCAAACACATCAAATTCTGGTgtaactaaaatatttaatggcaaaactatatatacattttatttaacaaaaccaACATAATTGCagcatctttttatttcatgGTATGAAAGTCATAGGAAGTAAATAAccaaaaactcccaagaaactTATACTTGAAAACGCACTAAGGGGAACACTATTCTTTAcctattatttacttttgtgtaaagcttttttttcctgtaaggtAGGCTGTAAGCTAAGTCAAAAGGcactttattttgtaaattaaaagaaactgttattccatttgttctttatttttttatcactaAATTCAAACCCAagtatcatttcaaaataaatttcaaattgaGAAAAAATTCCAATGGGAGGGAAAAGGCAGTAATAGATATCTTCTTTTTACACCAATGTTTTAAATGCGGTAAAGTGACTCAAGGACAATCTGCATAACCTATCTACTGGCTAGCTATTCCACCCACTTGATTTCTTTAAGATAGCCAATAATGCTAGCAAATGTTTTTGTCTAGGGACTTCTCTACTCAGGTTGTGATGGTCAACATCCActccctcttttatttattaaaaaaaaaaaatttttaatatttatttttgagagagacagagtacaagcaggggaggggcagagagaaagggagacacagaatctacaggtttcaggctctgagctgtcagcacagagcccaatgatgAGGAGCtaaaacccacgaactgcaagatcatgacctgactcaagtaggacacttaaccgactgcgccatccaggtgcccccaccccctcttttaATCTTTCCCTTTccaaaagacacacaaaatatatgaaaagccccACACTGTGTAGTCCAATCAATGCATTTCATAGCTTTAGACCTAACAATGCTTGAGATTTGCTGAACACTTTCTTATACAGAATCTACCTTAAGCTCTGCATATATATTGCTCCTAACTCTGAAATTTAtcaaaaaatggggaaaaatccTTTTCTAATCTTATCACCTTTAGCACACTAGAGAAAGCAATTATTAGTATGAAATAGAGGATAAAGATCATAAATTACACATTGGTTTATAGTCCTGCCTGATCTCTCCATTACATACTTTAGCTGCTTCTTTTCCACATAATTTCTTAGAAtcagctcatttttttttgtagcctATTTGCTTCCTTTAATGATCCCTATCCtacttatttctgaaaaaaataggaCTTTTCCCTTACTCACCACTACCTTACCTACATTTGCACCCTCACTAAGAACTTTGCTACCCCACTGATAAATACTGACACAAGCCATTGACAAGGCTGTACACATGTTCCTAGAGGTGGTTAAACAGGGGTAAAGTACCTTTTATGTATGAATTAGGGATCCCCTTTTGTGGACAATGTTCTGGAATAAGAGCTTGaactcatttctgattttaaaagaatcagaTTCTAAATCTGATTCTAAAAGAATCTGATTCTGAGTCTACATCCAGTTTGTGAAATCTAGGACAGCAGTGGctttttctaataaatttaactatggtaaaggagaaataaaagagatataAGTATAAACAAATCAACATACTGAAGGTAATGAGAAAGTGAACTAAAATAGACCAAAACTGAAATAACAGTAAATTCCTCATTGCTAAtgaggcaacaacagattttATAACTTGAAATGAGGCTTGCTCATTCTGAATAGTTTTCTACTTCCTGCTCTGATGGAATAAACTTaccctttaaaatattaagtatcgCATTGCAAAAAATGCTATAAGATTTAAAAGACTAAATTTCAGAAAGCCAATAAGGATTATAACAGGATATATTCATATCCTCTTAAATGATCATTTGTTTGCAATATAGTTTTCTAATGCTGActttaagaaaacagataaaaacaagaaacatcAAGGTCATGAATAAAATGACTAAATGGAAAGTAATTATTTAGCAACAAGAGTTTACTCAAATTAATGGTAATTTCCAGTTAAAGATGGCATGTTGGATGTACACGTTAACTTTGACTCCTGACCCAAACCTgacttaaatgaaaataaaaagtaataaggacaaagagaatggaagagagggCAACAGCAATAAAACCAAGAAACTTGAAAGTTAATGGTTAAGTGGAATCTAGGAAAGCAAAATGTTTCCAAGCCAGCAGTGGGGCAAGCTGAGAAGTTGCTTGAATTATACCACAGAACCCATAAATGGCCCAGAAACTGGCAGCACCAGGTACTCTGGAActggagaagaaaggaataaaacataGTTAAAATTCTTCCTTCTTGCCTCTGCCCAGCCAAGTAAAGTTCCTCTCCTACATAAGCACAAGACTGaggccttttttttccctctggggaGAATACAACAAAGGGAATCTGGGCACTAACCACAAGTGAATGCAGGAATGTTAGTCCAAAAACGGGGAGTAAGTTAAAGTTTACATACTAATTACTGAGATAAACCCCCCTTTTTCACCACTCAGCTTTCAGCTCACTACCTGGCCTTATCTGTTCAGACAGTTGAAAGTCATTTTGGGAAAGCCAACCAgtccaagagaaaaacaaaacaaaacaaaacaaaaaaactaaggaTAATAACATTTAGGGATTCCCAAGAAAAAGTCCAGCAATTTCATTCTAAGTAAGGCCTAAGGAGAGACTTCTTTAAGAAGATGGAATGTTAAATATCTAATAAGTATAAACTATTTAGCGATATGTTAGGGGAGAGTTTAGGTAtcaattcataaaaaaataaaaaaaaaactaagcacatgaaaaatacagtaatttagaggaaaaaaaagtgtacagGAACAGGAAAGTAATCCTGTTACATGGCTCAGTCATTAACAGTATTTATACGTTCATGATAAGCCCTGAATACTCATCTAGCCAAAATTATAAGTAACTATGTTTGGAGAATGAAGAGATAAAAAGCATACATTTGATGGATTGGAGATGAAGGTAGCAAGAGTTTGAAAAAGAGCTGAAGGCTCTCAACTCCTACGGTTTTAAGTCAATGGATTATACCAACAGACAATgcctaaaatctaaaaaaaacaagaaataacaatatAAGCATATTaaacatgtacacatatgtatgtatataaaacttTCTTTCACgcacattattaaaattttaaaatatacaaccagttctattaaatttcttttcaatcAATTCAGGAACTcataaacattctaaaatatattcaaatttcatTTGCCAGGAGCTTTCCAATTTGTTAAGATTAGAGAGCAAGGAAGAGTTCAGGGACATGtacttgttttacattttacatattttaagaaaaaatagatttacaaggagaaaaaaggaaatcaaaatgtCCTCAATCATCTCTAAAGTTCTAGTATCCTACTGAGATGAAAATACTCTCTTTTCTATCAGGCTTCCGATATGAAAACTACATGCATCACAATCTTGTTTTGGCCCCTCTCCATGCTATTGTTATCAGACGACAGCCAGTCTTCTAGAACAGTAAGTTTTTACAACCAATATTTTCAAAGGTATACTTTGTGTACATTTAGTAAAATATCCcaagacaataaaagaaaaaaatccaagctATCACAACCAAATGTTTAGCTGTCTATATTCAAAATCTGTGATATGTAAGCTGGATTCTAATTTGACAAAAGCagtctataaatttttttttataaattgaaaacacatgctttttatttatttttttattttagacagagagcacATGTTCGAGTGGTGGAAAGGGGCAgatggggggggagagagggagagagggagagggagagggagagggagagggagagggagagggagagggagagggagagagagagagagagagagagagagagacaagtagGCTCAATGCTCAGCCATGGAGCCaaacgtgggacttgatcccacaaccctgggatcatgacctgagtcgaaatcaagagtcggacacaaatgactgagccacccaggtgcccccatttttttttttaacttagttcTTTAAAAGTTTTCACTATAAAATGTGAGATTAGTTTCAGGACATAAACACCACTGtcttgttttaagtaatctctactcccaaagtggggctcaaactcagggccTGAAGATTAAgcgtcacatgctctaccaactgaaccagccaggcacccccaaacactactttttaaaatgtaggattttttttttaaatcatatatttatgaGGAAAATTATTGTTGTTACATTATTGTTTTTAGGGAGATACTTCAATTGCAAAAATAGTCAaaataagaactatttttttGGCTCTATATCCAAATAAGGAAAGCACTTCTTCATGCTTCCTGGCTCTTAAATTCAATACATGGTTCAAtttctgttataaaataaatattttctgggggcacctggctggctcagtcggtaggacatgattcttgatcttgggatcatgagttcaagccccatgctgggtacagatattacttaaaaaaattaataaagtatgtattttcatttattttgagagagaacataagcagggaagggacagagagaaaggaagagagagaatgttaagcaggttccatgcccagtgcagagcccaggacGCAGcttgacctgagccagagttgagttggacgtttaactaagccaccctggtgccccaataaatattttcttttaaaacacgaAACTTTGATCTGTTAATTCTATAGAGTTATATCTTGAGTAATATTTCTGAATGATTTAATGATTTAATAGCCCTAGTGTTGGtagctctgatttttaaaaacaacaaattttaaatttcattataaatCTGCACAAATGAAGTACTAAATAAGAGAATTATTATTTGCCATGTATTTCCacatacataaatggaattacacCCATAGTCTTTCTTTCTGTAATAACATAAAGTATATATGGTAAACTAGAAGATCTTTGCTCAATtacatgtatcagaatttccttaaTCTTCAGTATTTCATCCcgataaataaaagtattttctttaccttttttacaCTGTAACATCAAATATTagagaggaaatattttctaaaactattttcTCCTAAATATCTAATTACCTGGATatgaaaatttgggaaattctgtcaatatttttcctaattaatttctgattttttcttttttaggaagtCAAATATAATTTCACTGAAATGAATTATTCATTAATTCCAGTGGATATCAATAAAAACATTACTATACTTGATCTCAGTTATAACCAAATTTCTCTGAATGTTACAGACACAAGGGTTCTACAGACCTATTTTTTACTCACTGAACTCTATTTGATTGAGAACAATATCATTATGTTATATAATAACAGCTTTGGTAACCTCTCCAacctagaaattttaaatatgtgtacaaACTCCATCCACATAATTCAACAGGGTGCGTTCATAGgcttaaataaactaaaacagttacatctctgtcaaaacaaaatatttcaactGAATCCTGATATATTTGTGCCTCTAAAAAACCTAATACTTCTGAATCTGCAAGGCAATTTGATAAGCTATTTTGATGTACCACGAATGTTTCATCtggaattaataattttatatggaAATCCATGGAACTGCTCTTGTAGTCTACTGAATTTGCAGAAATGGTTGAACACCTCAAATGTGACACTAGGTAAGCTAACATAAtttaatcaaaaccaaaatgtgaTTGATTTTTGATTGTACCACCCCAGGAAAGTCTCTCACttcatgttttaaagaaaaagaaactattccTGTTTAcgggaagcaggaagaaacaataaaaagtaattgCTGAATAGAtgttcttcctctgcctttcaggaaaaaaaaaaaaaaagaaaagaaaattttaaatgttctatatatgtgAAATGATACTATCACTTCATGTTTTAAGTTTGCAGTGTGAATACATAAGAGTAATTTTTTtaggtatttccttttcttaggaTATCCTGCCAGAGAGTAGATAAAAACAGGTGCCCTATTTGCTTAACTGCAAACCATGCTCTGCCTGTGATCAATTTTCACCACAATCTTAATCATACCATCTTTACTTTAATACATAAACTAAACAATAAACATATTACACTTGAactatattcataaaataacttaataaacAAGAATATGAATCTTTCCCTTATAGTGTTGCTAGGCAAATACAAGAGTTTCTTTCTTATAATCTTTAATGATGACAGGTCATTACCAAAAATTCtaggtaaaaataattataaaatgttagcTATAAAAATTTACTAATATTATTAATCCTATTTTCCCTAACAAATCTTAATTCTGATTTACCAGAAAATGAGAACATCACCACATGTGCCTACCCAGATATCCTGAAACGCTATAGTATCACAACTGTACCATACAATGCTGAATGCTACTCAAAATTTTCTCCACCTATAAATGAAGATCTTTATAACCACTCTCAGTCCATTAACAATTCAACATTTAACAGCTCTTTgaacaacttaaaaaattcagGTAATGTACTGGTCTTAAATATTAATATTGGGGCAGTAGActaaataaactgaattttaaatttctagaaacaatgTAAAAGAACAATTCCTCATTTCaacaaaacatttacaaaatactaGGTTTCCAAACCAGGTTCTGCCAGTTACCATCCAATGCCATAATGCaacttatttaacttctctgagccttactttCGACTGGTTAAGTAACAATTCTCAACAGGTATAAATCAATAATGTTTTAAGGTGAATTGATAAACAGTATCTGCAAAGATAGGTagctattttgaaaaaaaggtattttctcACCACACTATGAAATATCTTAATTTACTGTAGTCTTAGTAacttttgtttaaagaaaattagaatgtgtgtttatttctaaTACCAATACTATGGAGTTATTAGGACAtgtaattatgattattttatttttgtcaatttaacaaaatctctttctctctctctctttctcggtATTCCAATTAAGAACATGAACTTCTTGGAAAAAGCTGGGCTTTTCTTCTCGGTGTGGTAGTCACTGTATTGATGACTTCAttcctcatttttattgctaTCAAATGCCCAATATGGTATAATTTTCTGCTTAGTTACAATCATCATCGCCTGGAAGAGCATGAAGCAGAAACCTATGAAGATGGTTTTACTGAAAATTCAAGTTCTCTTTCACAGGCCTCACATACAAACTCTGAAGAAACTACAGTAATATTTGAACAACTACATTCATTTGTAATAGACGATGATGGGTTTATTGAAGACAAATATATAGATACTCATGAATTACGTGAAGAAAATTAATTCTCTTCAAtgtttgattctttaaaaatgttactggCTCACTCACAGTTTAGACATAGAGATTAGGCATGTGACATACCAAACTGTGGCTAGTAGTACTTTCATATTAATTACAACACATGAATATcataaaatcatgtttttctcATTGGTACTGAGCAAGTATGTGCAAATATAGTAAACGACATTACCCGGTAGCTAACAGTTACAACAGAAGTATTACTTTTCTCAGCAGTATTCAGGAGACCATACATCCTAGTAAGAAAAAGACCTAAAGtaaattattcattaattaaaatgaattgatTCTCATATTAGCCCAGATATTTGATTCActacatattaaattatattaacatttattgactggagtaagtgaaaaataaaggTTTTGGATATGAGAAGTCAAAGTGAAGAAGCTTAAATATACAACAGACTAAGATTGATTTTATGCTCATAGAATGAATTCAtggaattggaaaatattttttcaatgcttCCAGAATTAGCACAATAAATTTCCTGAAAATTTAGTACTAACTTAAAGCCCAGGCACAATGTTCAGG
The Prionailurus viverrinus isolate Anna chromosome D4, UM_Priviv_1.0, whole genome shotgun sequence genome window above contains:
- the LRRC19 gene encoding leucine-rich repeat-containing protein 19 encodes the protein MKTTCITILFWPLSMLLLSDDSQSSRTEVKYNFTEMNYSLIPVDINKNITILDLSYNQISLNVTDTRVLQTYFLLTELYLIENNIIMLYNNSFGNLSNLEILNMCTNSIHIIQQGAFIGLNKLKQLHLCQNKIFQLNPDIFVPLKNLILLNLQGNLISYFDVPRMFHLELIILYGNPWNCSCSLLNLQKWLNTSNVTLENENITTCAYPDILKRYSITTVPYNAECYSKFSPPINEDLYNHSQSINNSTFNSSLNNLKNSEHELLGKSWAFLLGVVVTVLMTSFLIFIAIKCPIWYNFLLSYNHHRLEEHEAETYEDGFTENSSSLSQASHTNSEETTVIFEQLHSFVIDDDGFIEDKYIDTHELREEN